In Vibrio gangliei, a single window of DNA contains:
- a CDS encoding DUF805 domain-containing protein: MTAKQWLFSFQGRISRQRFWMWNLFYYLVMLGVVGVAAQNMFASYTGVVIFIVSAALLWPDLAVTAKRWHDRNKSNWWLLMHIPLLIGRIMTPTAGMEAAQPIWQTGMSVLALVCGIWMLVECGLLKGSQGDNRYGPEPQ, translated from the coding sequence ATGACAGCAAAGCAGTGGTTGTTTTCGTTTCAAGGTCGCATCAGTCGACAGCGTTTTTGGATGTGGAATCTTTTTTATTACCTAGTGATGTTAGGTGTTGTCGGTGTGGCGGCACAGAATATGTTTGCCAGTTACACTGGCGTGGTGATTTTTATCGTCAGTGCCGCGTTACTGTGGCCAGATTTGGCGGTGACCGCTAAACGTTGGCATGACCGCAATAAATCCAATTGGTGGCTACTCATGCATATTCCTTTATTGATTGGGCGCATTATGACGCCAACTGCAGGCATGGAAGCCGCACAGCCAATATGGCAGACTGGAATGAGTGTTTTGGCTTTGGTGTGCGGTATTTGGATGCTGGTGGAATGTGGCTTGCTGAAAGGGTCGCAAGGTGATAACCGTTACGGACCTGAGCCACAATAG
- a CDS encoding helix-turn-helix transcriptional regulator — protein MKTSDKILNKIKREGKITARQLAEDLSITTMGARQHLQALEEEGFLTFTDIKVKVGRPARHWSLTQQGHDQFIDRHQDLSIDIISAIDDTFGSSGLNKVITQREHTIYERYQQQLAHCHTIQQKLQTLVQLREQEGYMAELEESDSGYLLIENHCPICQAAKQCPQLCRSELHIFQTLLADECQVQRREHIIQGANRCCYQITPL, from the coding sequence ATGAAAACCAGCGATAAAATTCTCAATAAAATTAAACGTGAGGGCAAAATCACCGCGCGTCAATTAGCGGAGGATTTGTCGATCACCACCATGGGCGCTCGCCAACATTTGCAAGCGCTTGAAGAAGAAGGGTTTCTGACCTTTACCGATATCAAAGTCAAAGTGGGACGTCCGGCTCGTCACTGGTCATTAACCCAACAAGGGCACGATCAGTTTATTGACCGTCACCAAGATCTCAGCATCGATATTATCTCAGCCATTGATGACACCTTTGGTTCTAGTGGATTAAACAAAGTCATTACTCAGCGAGAGCACACCATTTATGAGCGTTACCAACAACAATTAGCCCATTGCCACACTATCCAGCAAAAGTTACAAACGCTGGTACAACTGCGTGAGCAAGAAGGTTATATGGCGGAACTGGAAGAAAGCGATTCTGGTTACCTACTGATCGAAAATCATTGCCCGATTTGCCAAGCCGCAAAGCAATGCCCCCAGTTGTGTCGCTCGGAACTGCACATTTTTCAAACCTTACTCGCCGATGAATGCCAGGTTCAACGACGCGAACACATTATTCAAGGTGCCAATCGCTGCTGTTACCAAATTACACCGTTATAG
- a CDS encoding MATE family efflux transporter: MLFGVLSLMSFQLVDSAFIGQLGVLPLAAQGFTQPIQMVIIGLQVGLGIATTAVISKALGQENFRYAKQLGGLVVIIGGIGIAIFACLIYVLHQPILSLLSAPDTIEPIVSHYWIYWLLSAWCGALLYFLYSVCRANGNTMLPGSMMMVTSLTNIVLDPIFIFTLDLGINGAAIATLLSFSLGILIVAPKVWAKQWISFDWSDLHIATSIRALTNIMGPAMISQLLPPLSSMLATKLLASFGTTAVAAWAIGSRYEFFAIVGVLALTMSMPPMVGRLLGAKNYRDIKTLTNIGIRFILLFQLAIAVITFFAANGLSNLMTSDAEVTSILHWHLTIVPISLGSLGVCMLMVSLSNAIGRSYSALFISALRLFVFFLPCLWLGSQLGGIHGLFIGALLGNMLAGINAYWVFKRNLNKIIQAES, encoded by the coding sequence ATGCTGTTTGGCGTATTATCACTGATGAGCTTTCAGTTAGTCGATAGTGCGTTTATTGGTCAGCTTGGCGTTTTGCCGCTAGCGGCACAAGGATTTACTCAACCGATTCAAATGGTGATTATTGGTTTGCAAGTCGGGCTAGGCATTGCCACTACTGCGGTAATATCTAAAGCACTTGGTCAAGAAAACTTCCGCTACGCTAAGCAACTGGGTGGCTTGGTGGTAATCATTGGTGGGATCGGGATTGCCATTTTTGCTTGCCTGATTTATGTCTTACATCAACCTATTTTGAGCTTATTAAGCGCACCCGATACCATTGAGCCAATTGTAAGCCATTACTGGATTTACTGGCTGCTCAGCGCCTGGTGTGGGGCGCTGTTGTATTTCTTATACAGTGTGTGTCGAGCTAATGGTAATACCATGCTGCCCGGTAGCATGATGATGGTAACTAGCCTGACCAATATTGTGCTCGATCCTATATTCATTTTTACTTTAGATCTCGGTATCAATGGTGCAGCCATCGCGACGTTACTGTCATTTAGCCTAGGAATACTCATCGTTGCCCCTAAAGTATGGGCAAAACAATGGATCAGTTTTGATTGGTCTGATTTACACATTGCCACCAGTATACGAGCACTAACCAATATCATGGGCCCGGCGATGATCAGTCAATTACTGCCGCCTCTCTCTTCGATGTTAGCCACCAAACTTTTAGCCAGTTTCGGCACAACAGCGGTGGCCGCCTGGGCGATTGGTTCTCGCTATGAATTCTTTGCCATTGTTGGCGTGCTCGCACTGACCATGTCAATGCCGCCTATGGTTGGACGTCTACTTGGTGCAAAAAACTATCGTGATATTAAAACCTTAACCAACATTGGGATTCGTTTTATTTTGCTATTCCAATTGGCTATTGCGGTGATCACCTTCTTCGCTGCGAATGGGCTTTCTAATTTGATGACCAGTGATGCAGAAGTAACGAGCATCTTACATTGGCATCTCACCATTGTGCCTATTAGTCTCGGTTCACTAGGAGTATGCATGTTAATGGTGTCACTTTCCAATGCGATTGGCCGCTCTTACTCTGCGTTATTCATCTCAGCGCTACGCCTGTTTGTGTTCTTCTTACCTTGCTTATGGCTGGGGTCGCAATTGGGCGGTATTCACGGATTATTCATCGGTGCATTGCTTGGCAATATGTTGGCGGGCATAAACGCCTATTGGGTATTTAAGCGTAACCTAAACAAGATCATACAAGCAGAAAGCTAA